The Pectinophora gossypiella chromosome 15, ilPecGoss1.1, whole genome shotgun sequence genome has a window encoding:
- the LOC126373166 gene encoding uncharacterized protein LOC126373166: MEGAQTPEGGRRTRAALAEIPARLDRLRVTPLQALTNTRDLSPGLPPGYLSPAPSPDEMLIQQRGRKRLPVTWSPDIEFKRSSFHSVVRTPPKNSPGRHSPPKLGVTLRSTPRKRLILGDAERIPLTPEKIDFTDISTPQKFKLSSPVKGTPPIKRARLEKTLDADFKGPLDTALKGLSPTQLISMIRNITHKHPELEQEIRKEMPSPDLAPLEEKLSYLKSNIFKSLPTSRLTSKTDSPAYSRASTHISAFKKTVIEQGKVLVESQHWEAVIQYVFLAWSYVKATPVWDNQPHNTQRKQCFRALTNFCMMALKKGVLNRSLLLDVQDKLQSMVADSEDIQSCLKYTQGNLKDLL, encoded by the exons ATGGAGGGCGCTCAGACTCCGGAAGGTGGGCGGCGCACGCGTGCGGCACTGGCCGAGATCCCTGCGAGACTGGACCGACTGCGGGTGACCCCTCTGCAGGCACTCACCAACACGCGGGACCTGTCTCCTGGGCTGCCCCCTGGATACCTCAGTCCTGCGCCTTCTCCTGATGAGATGCTGATACAGCAGCGAG GTCGAAAGCGTCTGCCGGTGACCTGGTCGCCTGACATAGAATTCAAACGTTCATCTTTCCACTCGGTCGTGCGTACTCCGCCCAAGAACTCACCAGGCCGCCACTCTCCACCGAAACTTGGCGTCACTCTACGTTCGACACCCAGAAAACGCCTTATCCTCGGCGACGCTGAACGAATCCCTCTAACACCTGAGAAAATCGACTTCACAGACATCAGCACTCCACAAAAATTCAAATTGTCAAGCCCGGTCAAAGGAACTCCTCCCATAAAACGCGCTAGACTAGAAAAAACATTAGATGCTGATTTTAAAGGACCTCTGGATACTGCTCTTAAAGGGTTAAGCCCAACTCAGCTGATCAGTATGATAAGGAACATCACCCACAAGCATCCTGAGTTGGAGCAGGAGATAAGAAAAGAGATGCCGAGTCCGGATTTAGCCCCTCTAGAGGAGAAACTCAGTTACTTGAAGTCCAATATCTTCAAGAGTTTGCCTACATCACGGTTGACTTCGAAGACCGATTCGCCGGCGTATTCGCGAGCATCGACGCATATCTCCGCGTTCAAGAAGACAGTTATCGAGCAAGGGAAAGTTTTGGTGGAATCCCAACATTGGGAAGCTGTTATCCAATATGTGTTTCTTGCTTGGAGCTATGTCAAGGCTACTCCAGTGTGGGACAACCAACCACACAACACTCAGAGGAAACAATGCTTCAGAGCACTTACAAATTTCTGTATGATGGCTCTAAAGAAGGGAGTTTTGAATAGAAGCTTACTGCTAGATGTTCAGGATAAACTGCAGAGTATGGTGGCTGACAGTGAAGACATACAGTCCTGTCTCAAATACACTCAAGGGAATTTGAAAGACTTGCTGTGA